In the genome of Brachypodium distachyon strain Bd21 chromosome 3, Brachypodium_distachyon_v3.0, whole genome shotgun sequence, the window GGAATGCAATCAAACGCCTCACGGCAACACGATGTGCGCCTGTCAAGTGGATTAGGAGATCACAAAATAGAGTGAGCAATGGCCTCCAAACATGGCGCGAGTTGCAGGGAGAGATACTAGCTGGTTTGGTCATGTACCACCTGAAATCCGAGAAGATGTAAATTTTGACTGTAACTTTGACCCACATTAATAAAGTTTTtcttccccgcaaaaaaaaacacaacacgTGCGTACACTCATCCTTATGAATGTGCACACGCACACACTATCCATATGAGCACCTTCGAGAGACTAGTCCGACGGATCTTGAGATAATTACGAAGTCACTGCAGACACCTCGTTGTTGACGGTACGTCACCTATCATTGAAAGAATACTGACGGACAAATCTGGACTAAATTCAGGAAAATGTAAGCACCCATGAGGTCAAGTAGACTTGAACCTGGATGGGTTAGTTTCATCACAAGAAACCAGACAACCTGAGATAGACTCGGTTCACAAAGACCCTTGACTAGTTGACTTGTCGAGGGACAGGGCAACGTTGTTGATACTGTCAGTTTAACACCTATAGGCATATCTCGAACGTACAGTTTATAGCAAGAATTTTTGTCCTCAACCAGTTTGCCACGCTAACAAAAGTTTGGTGAATCGCTAGGATGCATTTTAGTCGGTTGCCCTATATTTtctagagaaaaatatgtaacCCGGCAACAAAGTCTCGTAGTTATGCTATGATTGTCAAAAAGGTGTGCCATGTACTTGTGCATCCCATAAAATTTTCACACCATGTTTGTAGCTTATTTCAGGTGTATAACTTTTGTTTTCTATTGCCAGTATGCCCTTGAGATGATATCTCATTGGAGTTAAGCCATGGAGGTGAAAAAAGTTATTTTTGCAGAGTTGTCAACAAATCAGTGCTCAATTGCTCATTTCCTACCATCCAATACAAAGGCTTACCTATTATAGGTTCTGGCATGTAATTTTCTGACACCTGGTATTTTAATTTAACTTCTCAACACAATAACTATATGCTGCTGCAGTTTTACATAGCATTGGCAATACCACGAATAAGTACCGGAAAGTCAGGAACTGAGAGGCACTAGGCAAGCAATACAAAATCAAGGCATTGGATGTAACTCTTCCTTCGATATCTTTGCATAAGGGCATGCACAATGGTATTATCTTAGATTCTTAGTGATGTCATGCAATATAACTGTTGACTTGGACGAGAGGGAAATAAAAAAGGGCGCTTGCCTTCTCATAATTAAGAGAGATAAGACTATTTTTTCAATTATACTAGATTATATCTTTTAATTACACCTCtttttaattaatttcaaTTATCACAAATTTGTGTATTCATGTGAGAATGAACTTCGAAAGACGATACTAAGAGATGGCTTATTTTTTGAAGTTAAACTgtaagatattttttttttacaaaacgAGACATCAAAGTGCGACCTTTGATGATCGAACTCTGGTGGGCTGCCAACATACCTCGTTTGCTGACCACCCAAGCTATGCTTGGTTATCTAAGAGATCGCTTATTGTACAACAACGCTTTATCGTCTTCCGTAAGTGAAGTGAAACGAATAGAGAAGACAATCTTCTCTTTTGCTGTAAATTGCTCTAAagtgtccaaatcttttgttCACAAACTCTTTCACTCACATCACTTCGTAGCTATATTTGCAAATCTATAAATATGATTTAACACCACATACAAGATGTCATGAGCTTCTCCATGGTGTCATCATAACCTAAAAACACAAGACACACAAGTACACAACCGGTGCACACAATTTAGACCATGGTGATAACTTACTCATAACCATAACCACGATTTAGCAAAACACATCTCAATCTGCtctgaaatttcaaaatgacCGTGTCACATTTTATATTGCAACCAACTTGTGACGTTGCGCGCGCGTGGCTAATAGCACGAGCATCTAACATTAGAGCATTTAGTTCAAGTAAGCTATGCACATGAGCCCATACTACAAGCCTGCAACAACTGCTACCGGAAAATTACAAGGGGAAGGGAGCGTACCAATCCTGGGAGAAGAGTGGAGCGATGGAGCGGAGCTCATTGGGGCGTGGCGGGACGGGCCACCCACCGTCTTCATGACTTTCGAGCTCCTACACTGCGACGATCCACTGATGGTAAAGTGCGGTGCAGTgtggcgacggcgaggagcggcggcgctcaAGGTCCGGGCGTCCGGCGGTGGACGCACTGATGCGAGGGTTGGATCTTCCCATCTCATCGTCTGAAATTTGGGAAACGCCTCTTGTTCGAGACGTTGGATCGAGAGTGGTGGGCTTATTCTTTGTGGGGAAGGCTGCGTTTTTTCCAGCTTTTAGGACCAGCTTTTCCTAGAAGCTGCTCTCACCTAGCTTTCTGAAAAAGCCGCATCTTAGATTTAGCTAGGTTCCAAAGCAGTTTAGGCTAAACTAGTTTGgtagcctaatcaaatttaggtggcggCTTCTACAGGAAACTGGGGGAGGGCAGCTTCTCGGAGAAGCCGGTACAGAAAGATGAAAAGAACTGGCCCGAAATGGGCTAATAGGCCTCACAGTCCAAGTCACTAAACCGTCCCAGGCTCCCAGCCCACGCAACGGCCCAGTTCTCAGCAACGGGCTGAATCTGCCTCGGGTTAGGTTCACAACCCATGCAACCCAGAACGGGGCCCCGCAGTCTCCACCGACCCACCAACAGCGCACAGCGACAGACCGCAACTGCCCGACCGCACTCCTCTTCCACCTCCCGCCCACGCCCAGATCTCCGCGAGCTTCGAGAGAGCAGCCTCTCCGCCACTCGAGGAGAGACATGGCGGCCTTCACCAAGCTCGAGGACTCCCCCATGTTCCGCAAGCAGGTGCCTCCCTTCTCTGATTATTTCCCTTCCGGCTACCGCCGAGGCAGCCTTGATCGGGTCCCTCTGGGCTATCATTTTTGGTTCCCTTGGCTTGGCGAGATCTCCGCTGGTCCTGCGTCGTGGTTGTCTTATTTGGAAGATACGCATCGGGATCGTACAGGGTTTTGAGCTGGATTTGGAGTTTTGGTGGCTGTGATGAGTCTGATGACAGAGCTGGGGCCGATTTGGGGATTCAGCCCTTTTTCTGTTGCGAGATCTCGAATTGGTCGTGTAGTTCCGTTGGCATCGATCGGTTTGGATTAAAATCGTGAGTTTCTGATTGGTTGGGGTTTTACTTGATAAAGTTTGGTGTTAGATTGAGCGAACCGAGTAGGGTGGTGCTGATTTGGCAGTGGATCACATTGTAGTCTGTACCGGGAATGGCTTTGCATTTCTATCATCTTCTGGCTCTCATGGTGCCAGATATTTGTTTAGCTGGAAGGATGCGGCCTTTCTAATTATAATGTCACCTTTTCGTCTCTAATTCGTTTTGTTGCTTGTCACGCAATCGTTAGATCATTTTAGACTGGACTTGTGGATTCGGCTAATTGGGAGGGTTTCTGGCCAAATATTCCTAATCTGGTTATCGAGCTCTTGGAATTTGCTGGCTTTATTGCCGATGCCTCTACATCCATTTGAAATGATGCGATTGAAATGTTATTGCATCACCTATTGAATCACAGTAATTTATTTCCCCCCTTTTAGTTACTATATTTTGACTATATTCTTTACTGTCAGTGGCTACGATGAACATATTATTTGAGCACAGCCAAATAGCACCGTTACTACGTTAAAAAGACAACATCATCCTGTGGGTTGAAAAGTTAACTAAAATTATAGAGAAATATGAAAGTGTAGATTTTCTAATAAACAAAATGCCACTGAAAAACCTAGCGACAAACGAAAACCATTCTAAAAGTACATTTTTTAGGTGTATGCCACTCTACTTCTGCAAGAAAGTAAAATGCAGTCAAAGCATCCTGTAATATAATCTAGGCTGTTCTGGTGTCATTTTGTCAGTTTGAGCGACAATCAAATCGCTTGGTGCTATTTCCATTTTTCAGTATGTGTAGTAATTATTTGGTCGCTACGATGGCCTGAACCTCATTTTGAGCCCACACTTTCAGTAATAATATATCAGTCCTGCTCTCCTGCTACACTAAAGTTTGAGTCATTCAATAATCAATAGCAAATATTGAAGTGGCAGGACAGATTAGAGGTACAAAAAGATGACCCTGAGGGTACCCTCTGGCCCTCTTTAGTTCAagaagtttttcaaaaagtgatatgattttgaaattttagttcatttggttgaattaaGTAGGGGCAGAGGGTATCCTCAGGACATCGTTTTGCACCTCGAGGACAGATGTTGACTTGTCTGCTAACTTATACAAGAACTTGGTGACTGCCCACACAAAATTACCTCATGTTCACATCAATCCCCTTTGTATTGCAGGGAAGACCAAAATGAGCTTCAGAGTAAAGTATTatattcttgttttttttttctaaaaccaAAACGTGCACCTGGCCCTCGCGATGCCGCTGTTGCTTGCATGAATTATTGCAATGCACTATTGGATCGGCATGACCAATTGACATATTAAACTGATATATAGGCTTCATCTGTAAATCAGAATGCCTTTAGTTACAGTTCTTTGaattttttatgtattttgcTGACTAATTTTACTCAAAACGAAATTCTATTGTAGTTAGAGATGAGAGCAATCCAAATATTTTGCTAAAAATGGCTGTTATGTGGGCAAACTGAGAATTGCACAGAAACACTAGTGATCTTGACTCAAGATTGTCTGGACATTGTTTTCAAGAATTCCGCTTCATAATTTTGAGCAGGACTTTCCCTTTAACTCGTCTCTCTTTTTGGTCCAGTAGACCATTCTTTTTTACTTTAAGTTTAAACAAACCTTTACATGCATTTAAGTCGTTTCTGACTTATTTCCATTGATCCATAGGTCAATTCTTTGGAACAACTTACGGATGAACTGAAACAGCGTTGCTCAAATCTTCATAAAGGATGTAAAAGATTCATGTAAATTTCTCTCATAAGTCATAACTACTGTTATGTATCTATATTCTATAAATATCTGATGTGGAGATGTAAACCAATTTGGTAGCACATACACCTTTGCAGATGCCATATTTACTTAGTACGATATTGCATAGGCAGATCGgtacaattttttatttcaagaaatatattaattaatttcttgTTAATATCAGGTTTATGTGAATGCAATTAAATATCAATTTTTTGTGGCCTCATATGGGTGTTGTAGAATAGAGAAACTATAAGCAACCGTGAGGTACTGTTCACATGAGCCCAGTGCTGCAACATTGGTCAGAAATTAGGGAAGATAATTACTAATTAGTTTCCTTATAGATATATAGGGTCTGTTTGGATTGTGGCCAACTTGTGCCCCACATGACCAAATAGTTGgtctttgtttggatggttgcCTTTTGGCATGCCAATGCTCCATTTGGcactctagttcatttttcttgccaaTGTTGGCCAACTCATGGGCTAGTAAAACcttgaccaaaaatttggctagccaacTTTTTGGTAGGGTGAACATAGGctaaaaccaaacacacccataTATATCATGCAATGGAGAGAAATTTCCTAGGGTCAAGTAGAGTAACTCCCTATAAAAGTGACCATGTATTCATGATACGTAAATCGATAATGAATCCTGTCCTAACTCCCTCTCCTAAAAAGGTTCAAGGCTTCAAGCCTTGCTGCCTGGCAGTCCTCTGCATGAGATGTATCCAAATGTTAACCATGGTTCACATCATAAACTCATACTGTTATGGACGTGGGCTGGCCAGCATATGTGAGCAAAGCAAGAATTATAttaggaaagaagaaaaataaagtaaaTATATGAAAATACATGATTTTTGTATGGCAAAGATTACCTAATTACTAATTAGGAAAGCAGCACATTCAGTTAGGAATTTAATGATAAGAGAAGCTTTGTTAGAAAATTAGAGATAGAGTTAAAGTTTTGTGAATCAAGTCAGTTGTCCTTTATATAAAGAGGTGGTGTGTAACATTTTGGGGCAAGCAATGAAATAGCCAAAGTTTCCATGGGCTAGTTGATAAAGGCCGAAGAATGGTACAGGGCACTCGTCCTCATCTAGCCCCTGGGTAGTAGAGAGGTACCAAGGCTTAGTTTAACTATTGGCCGTTTCGCTGCTCGTTGCTTGCCCCAAAAGTTTGCATGCTAGTACTTATAGGATGGTAGACTTGATCCATAAGACTCGAACTCTATCTCTAATCCCTAACAATGCTTATATGCATCTTTTAAATTCCTAATTTAACTTATATCTCTGTTTATTATATAATCTCCTACCTTTACTTGATTCTTTCTTGTCTAATCCCTAAGTACATAACATACGCTCCTTCTTGACTCTTGAGGGCATACAGCCTCAATGGAATACTAAAGCAAACTATAAAATTAGTTCTGTACTATTGTGTCATGAACTCATGAACCAATATTAATAATTTGAAAGTTTATATGATATTCTACAAAAGTCTGTCAATAGATAATTTTGCATGCTTCTTTCTTGGTTTGCTgcttatttctattttttattaTGATATTGCATGTAATTATCGTAGTTCTGATAATTTttaagattaaaaaaataataagaaaCTTTATGGCCAACGTCCTGCTTTGTTATAGTTTTGCTAATAGCCTTAGTTTCAGGGGATCACTTGATGAAGGGTATGCAGGAGATCTGTTATTTGCTGACGCCCTAGAAGCATTTGGTGCTGGTCGAGATGACCCTGTTAGTGTTGCCATTGGAGGTTATTTCATTAAATCTCTGATGTTTCTTGTGTGCCTTTAGCTTATTATCTGTTGGTGGTCTGTACTTCTGTATAGTCAGTTTACTTAATAAACCATAGTTCTTGCAACTGTGGGCATGATTGAGAGCATGTCATCACTGGAATTAGATTCCACCAGTTTCTTCAATAAAATGTGATTAAATGTAACTGTTTAGACTTTGGAGAAACATGACGTTCCAAAATCGGTTCTTCTGTTGCAGGGCCTGTTATGTCCAAGTTCACTACTGCTTTTAGGGAGCTTGGAACATACAAGGAACTTCTTCGTTCTCAGGTACTACCTATCATATACCACTGAACTCTACCATTTCTTTCTATTGGCAGTTAACTTCACCCAtgagaaaataaattaatggaaaataaaatatcgtCGTTACTAATTCTTACAGGTAGAAGGTTACTCTGTATGTTTGTGCCACAAAACCATCCAAACGCATTAGCATTTGTTATCAACTGTGGACTTTAAACTAGCGTGCAAGTTCCTAGGAATCCTTTTGGAATGACAAATATATATCAGTTCAAGTGCTTGGTTATCTCATACTAGGCCACTAAGAACTTTACACACTGAAAGAGGCTGTTCGGAATGGAAAGTGTTCTCATGTACTTGGCTTTGACTGCATCTGCATATATCCAGAACCTGAATTATGTTTTGAAATAGGATATTTGTGTGTTCTGTAAGTCTCACTTTGGGCCTACAAACCCTTCACATACGGATTTCTGAAAAGCTGGCAAATTTAATTTGGTGATGGtgttctgatttttttacTATAGTAAAATGACTTTACTAGTGACTATCTGTAATATTCTAATCAGTATGTTCCCTCAAACAGGTCGAGCATATGCTTAGTGAACGTTTAATGCAATTCGTCAATGCGGATCTGCATGATGCAAAGGTGACATACAGCCAGCCTGTGTAGCTCATTTATATTTACTTTTTTGTCATGCCTTGATAAACTTTTAAGCTCGTGGGGCCTGAacttagaaaaataaatctgAAATTCTCTTATTTCAGCACTTGTAATCTATGCTCTCTTGACTACACTTTCCCTACTATCTTGATTTTGATGTGGAAGTTGGATTTTGTAACACATTGGTTCTTTAAAGTTATGTGCTAATGTTTATGCTACAGGATTGTCGACAACGTTTGGATAGGGCTACTATTGGTTATGACCAGGTAATGTCTTGTGTTCTAGCTATGTCAttatgttttgttgttgtttagtTCCTCATGTTGGTATGTGGTGCACCATAAATAACGCAATAATTCGAACCATCTCTTGATATCATGTTGCTTTAGTGATTTCTGATTTAATTGTAGTACACAACTTATGTCCAATTATGGTTCTATTGTTATCTTGTCAGGCCCGTGAAAAATTTGTGTCAGTGCGGAAAGGGACTAGAGCAGAAGTAGTGACGGGACTTGAAGAGGTAACTATGACAACTTTTCTCATAATGGATATGATTTCAGTGTGCATAACATCCCCCCAATCCCATGTTTACAGGATCTACAAAATAGCAAGTCAGCTTTCGAAAGATCCCGCTTTAACTTAGTatgtattaattttttttttcatctagCACTGCTGTGTCTATCATATAACCATGCTAATGAGTGTCCTGCAACGTAAGGAATTCAGGTTCATGCCCTTGCAAACATTGAAGCAAAGAAGAAGTATGAGTTCTTGGAATCAATAAGTGCGGTGATGGATGCCCATTTAAGATATTTTAAGCAGGCATGGATACGTTCCACAGTGTAAGCGATTATTGGTGTTTGGTTGGCTGAgtccttattttttttctctgttgtAGGGATATGAGCTACTCAGTCAAATGGAACCATTTATTCACCAGGTTCAGTAATCTCTCCTTTGACATTTGTTTTAAGCGATAATATTCATTCTGATAACCCTGAGTATGTCAACCATAAGTTTCCATGAATGTGCTAACAGTAATGTCTTAATGCAGGTTCTAACATATGCGCAACAATCAAAAGAAATGGCTATGAACGAGCAAGATAAACTAGCAAAGAGAATTCAAGAGTTTAGAACTCAAGAAGAAATAGCAAACTTGAGAATGGCTAGTAATGTAAACACATCCACTAGTGGTGATGGTATCCATGTTGTTGGTCTTCAGTCCAATAAACAGATTGAAGCCTTGATGCAGTCAACTGCCAATGGCCAGGTAGTTAGTTATCCCTTGTTAAGTAAAGATTTATAAATAATAAGCTAAAATATCAAGAACTATATGAATGGTGTATTGCTGCCCCACATAATGCTTTGAAGAGAACCTATAGCTGAAAGATAATACATATATCTAAGGGCCATTGGTCTTTTCTCTCTAACAGGGTGCTTGATTTGTTTGTGCACCTGTTCCTGAAAGAGGGATTGTTTGGTTCAAAATCTAGTCTAGTACTATTCTATTCCACTATCCCCTTTTTATACTCTTCTATTATCCCCTTTTTATAATTGAACTCGGCCACATGTTCATTCTATTTTAGTTCATAATTGTTTTGTGAAGATCTCTTGCTTTTCCAACTATCTGTTTCTTTACCAGGTTCAAATAATTAAACAAGGCTATCTCTTTAAGCGATCTGAAAATTTGAGAGGAGAATGGAAGAGGAGGTATTTTGTCCTTGACAGTCACGGAACTCTGTACTACTACGGGAATAAGGGAAACAAACAATCGGTATGCAATCTTAGTTAGCAATTTGATCCCGGCTTGTGAATATATTTTAAAACTTGGCACGCCAAGTATCCTGACTCATGAGCTCCTTACTTTCTGGTTGTGTGAGTAagcaaattttattttgtagaATATATGTGCAGCCTTATTTATATATTCATATCTGATTGTTTTAGTTGTAACTTGTCGATATTCAAATATTACGTTTTTTCAGTAGGTTATTTCATTGCACTTATTTACTGCGCTATTGTTCtctttaaatttgaatatggTCCATCTGTTCCGTGATTAATAATTCTCTATTGAAGTCATCAGATTGATGCATATTTTTTCCTCATCAAGGGGATTTGTTTTCTAAGGGCTTACCACCACATTATAACTTATGCGCTGAAATTTTTATGCACAGTTGGTGATTATATTTGGGATGTGGTAGACTGTTTTAAGTGTCTTTCTTGAGAAGTCATGCAATAAATGTTCCATATAATTTACCCTAAGTAGCCATATCCCATATGTTCTTTGTTCCTTATTTATCTTTAcctctttcttttgttctcctgGAAGCAAGGGGAACAAACAACTGGGGAAGGGACCGGTGTTTTTAGTCGCTTCAGGTTCTTAAATCCAAAAGCTTCAACTCCGAGTGATGATTCTCTTTCATGCCATACAATTAATCTCAAAACTTCAACAATTAAGATGGATGCAGAAGAAATTGATTTAAGGTTTTGCTTCAGAGTAATCACTCCCATGAAGGCATACACTTTACAGGTAATTATAACTGTTACCCGTTATGCATGAACGTTCTGTACGCAGCCCACATTTTAGTGTTTGAAGAAAAACACATCGTTATGGTATTTATTTTTAGAGTAATTGCCACATATATTTCTTAAGATATTAATATTTTCACTTTGTTGATGGCAGGCAGAGACAGAGGCTGACCAAAAGGACTGGATCGAGAAAATAACGGGAGTTATTGCATCACTGCTGAATTCGCCATTCTCGCAGCA includes:
- the LOC100846432 gene encoding ADP-ribosylation factor GTPase-activating protein AGD2 — translated: MAAFTKLEDSPMFRKQVNSLEQLTDELKQRCSNLHKGCKRFMGSLDEGYAGDLLFADALEAFGAGRDDPVSVAIGGPVMSKFTTAFRELGTYKELLRSQVEHMLSERLMQFVNADLHDAKDCRQRLDRATIGYDQAREKFVSVRKGTRAEVVTGLEEDLQNSKSAFERSRFNLVHALANIEAKKKYEFLESISAVMDAHLRYFKQGYELLSQMEPFIHQVLTYAQQSKEMAMNEQDKLAKRIQEFRTQEEIANLRMASNVNTSTSGDGIHVVGLQSNKQIEALMQSTANGQVQIIKQGYLFKRSENLRGEWKRRYFVLDSHGTLYYYGNKGNKQSQGEQTTGEGTGVFSRFRFLNPKASTPSDDSLSCHTINLKTSTIKMDAEEIDLRFCFRVITPMKAYTLQAETEADQKDWIEKITGVIASLLNSPFSQQMPHGNPGADRHGAASSIDSAFVEESKISEAHNDALNHLRNIPGNDSCAECRSPDPDWASLNLGILICIECSGAHRNLGVHISKVRSLRLDVKVWEPVIIDLFCALGNDYNNSIWEALLPKEDQGMDESNSAILFIEKPKPTDAFSIKERYIQSKYMDKILVAKDTNETTMAILEAIRTNDVRAVYRILVLADMSPNMTHDDLNNDVYHVLPVTDKKLLDPASCGRIEDGKPEGCLQGCSLLHLACQYGHSLLVELLLLFGADINKQDFHGRTPLHHCVQKSNDALTKHLLKRGARTTIKDGGGLTALERRMELGAITDEDLFILFVR